In Chitinophaga nivalis, a single genomic region encodes these proteins:
- the mutY gene encoding A/G-specific adenine glycosylase, with the protein MTASRLFFTEKLLEWNREANSRNMPWKGEKNPYRIWLSEIILQQTRVEQGWPYYERFIQHYPTVTDLAQAPEEEVFRLWQGLGYYARCKNMLAAAREITDQYQGKFPDQYDQIKALKGIGPYTAAAVASFAFNLPHAVLDGNVYRVLARYFGIDTPIDSTAGKKQFGELAQALLPAAAAAEYNQSIMDFGAVVCKPQQPTCNDCPLNRKCIARQQQLVAVLPVKTKKLQIKKRYFNYLLVTLEDNIYIRKRTENDIWQNLHEFILIETDEPTDITHLQAAPAFQNIFKSSPGTVENISAPFKQQLTHQTIHTRFITVAVKKPLAQQDWMLVPGTELNNYAFPKTITSFLQQHSMQLF; encoded by the coding sequence ATGACCGCATCGCGACTTTTTTTTACCGAAAAATTACTGGAATGGAACCGGGAAGCCAATTCCCGCAACATGCCCTGGAAAGGTGAAAAAAATCCATACCGCATCTGGCTATCGGAAATTATTCTCCAGCAAACCCGCGTGGAACAAGGCTGGCCGTATTATGAGCGGTTCATTCAGCACTACCCCACCGTAACAGACCTGGCCCAGGCGCCCGAAGAAGAGGTATTCCGCCTCTGGCAAGGGTTGGGCTATTACGCCCGCTGTAAAAACATGCTCGCCGCCGCCCGGGAAATTACCGATCAATACCAGGGGAAGTTCCCGGATCAATACGACCAGATCAAAGCCCTCAAAGGCATTGGCCCCTATACGGCCGCTGCCGTTGCTTCCTTTGCCTTTAACCTGCCCCACGCCGTACTCGATGGCAACGTATATCGTGTACTGGCCCGGTATTTTGGCATCGATACCCCGATAGACAGCACTGCCGGGAAGAAACAATTCGGAGAACTGGCGCAGGCACTCCTGCCAGCCGCGGCAGCTGCTGAATATAACCAAAGTATCATGGACTTCGGCGCCGTGGTATGCAAACCCCAGCAGCCAACCTGCAACGATTGCCCGCTCAACAGAAAGTGTATAGCCCGGCAACAGCAGCTGGTGGCGGTATTACCCGTCAAAACCAAAAAACTGCAGATCAAAAAACGCTATTTCAACTACCTGCTGGTTACCCTGGAAGATAACATCTATATCCGCAAAAGAACGGAAAATGATATCTGGCAAAACCTGCACGAATTTATCCTGATAGAAACGGACGAGCCTACCGATATTACTCATTTGCAGGCAGCGCCCGCTTTTCAGAACATCTTTAAAAGCTCACCAGGCACCGTGGAAAACATATCTGCCCCCTTCAAACAACAGCTCACCCATCAAACCATCCATACCCGGTTTATTACGGTAGCTGTTAAAAAGCCACTGGCACAGCAGGATTGGATGCTGGTTCCCGGCACCGAACTCAATAACTACGCTTTTCCAAAAACTATTACCAGTTTCCTGCAACAACACAGCATGCAATTATTCTGA
- a CDS encoding single-stranded DNA-binding protein, with protein MRGVNKVILIGNLGRDPDVQFLEGNIAVAKFSLATTETFKDRAGKLISQTEWHTVVLWRGLAELAQKYLHKGSLVYIEGRLRTRSWEDKEGNKKFATEVVGDNLVMLDKRMDLNNQDHPIPHHSGASSASGENFPNNLEIPPSLNEPADDLPF; from the coding sequence ATGAGAGGTGTTAATAAAGTAATCCTGATAGGCAATTTGGGCAGAGATCCGGATGTACAGTTTCTGGAAGGAAATATCGCCGTGGCAAAGTTTTCACTGGCAACCACTGAAACGTTCAAAGACAGGGCCGGCAAACTTATATCACAAACCGAATGGCATACAGTAGTGCTTTGGCGGGGATTAGCAGAACTTGCACAGAAATATCTGCACAAAGGAAGCCTGGTATATATTGAAGGACGTTTGCGCACCCGCAGCTGGGAAGACAAGGAAGGCAACAAAAAGTTTGCTACTGAAGTTGTAGGAGACAACCTGGTAATGCTGGACAAACGCATGGACCTCAACAACCAAGACCACCCCATCCCCCACCACAGTGGCGCCAGCTCTGCTTCCGGAGAAAATTTCCCCAACAATCTGGAAATTCCACCTTCGCTGAACGAGCCCGCAGACGATCTGCCATTTTAG
- the gldE gene encoding gliding motility-associated protein GldE gives MDIHSASNVSYLLQANAPIATPNMVVFLLVLFIILLLTFIVSGAEVAFFSLNYKDLNVLKTRQNASGKLITKLLEKPKSLLATLQIAGILLMIAFIMITNYLVTQMEDLETLPVVSFVVRVAAICLVLLFFGQILPRVWAAQNNIRFATYFAWFVSLIHATLEPVSDFFVSLSGSIEARFFNRGSGPVNYQEIDEAIEMSVDPTASQEEKNILKGILKFGNITVKQIMRGRLDVNGMEYNSNFEQVTQRVAELHYSRLPVYKENLDNIVGVIHTKDLLPHLDKGNSFDWHEVMRQPFFVHGHKLIEDLLSEFQSRRMHFAVVVDEFGGTSGIVTLEDIMEEVIGDIKDEFDEEEFNYSKVDNFTYVFEGKTMLNDVCRIMNISPDTFEHVKGESDSLGGLILELAGKFPEENSVINYTNFDFTVLEVNKMRIQKVQVTIRPDATDKI, from the coding sequence TTGGATATCCATTCGGCAAGCAACGTATCCTATCTCTTACAAGCTAATGCACCGATTGCCACCCCTAACATGGTGGTTTTTCTGCTTGTTCTCTTTATCATACTACTGCTTACCTTCATCGTTTCCGGTGCAGAAGTCGCGTTTTTTTCTTTGAACTATAAAGACCTGAACGTACTCAAGACCCGTCAGAATGCTTCCGGTAAATTAATTACCAAATTACTGGAGAAGCCCAAATCCTTGCTGGCTACCCTGCAAATAGCCGGTATCCTCCTGATGATCGCATTTATTATGATCACCAACTACCTCGTTACCCAGATGGAAGACCTGGAAACCCTCCCTGTCGTTTCATTTGTAGTAAGGGTAGCCGCTATATGTCTGGTATTGCTGTTCTTCGGACAAATACTCCCCCGCGTATGGGCAGCGCAAAACAATATTCGTTTTGCCACCTACTTCGCCTGGTTCGTCAGCCTCATTCATGCGACCCTCGAACCTGTCAGCGATTTCTTCGTCAGCCTCAGTGGCAGCATCGAAGCCCGGTTCTTTAACCGCGGCAGCGGCCCTGTCAACTACCAGGAAATTGATGAAGCCATTGAGATGAGCGTAGATCCTACCGCCTCCCAGGAAGAAAAAAATATCCTGAAAGGCATTCTCAAATTCGGCAACATCACCGTTAAACAGATCATGCGTGGCCGTCTCGATGTAAACGGCATGGAATATAACAGCAACTTTGAACAGGTGACCCAGCGCGTAGCTGAATTACACTACTCCCGGCTGCCTGTTTATAAAGAGAACCTGGATAATATCGTAGGTGTTATCCACACCAAAGACCTACTCCCCCACCTGGATAAAGGCAACAGCTTCGACTGGCATGAAGTAATGCGGCAACCATTCTTCGTACACGGTCATAAACTGATTGAGGACCTCCTGAGTGAATTCCAGAGCAGACGTATGCATTTTGCCGTAGTGGTAGACGAGTTTGGCGGTACCTCCGGTATCGTTACCCTTGAAGACATTATGGAAGAAGTGATCGGCGATATCAAAGATGAATTCGATGAAGAAGAATTCAACTACAGCAAAGTAGACAACTTCACCTATGTTTTTGAAGGCAAAACCATGCTGAATGATGTTTGCCGCATCATGAACATCTCCCCTGATACTTTTGAACATGTAAAAGGAGAAAGCGATTCCCTCGGAGGCCTGATCCTTGAACTGGCAGGAAAATTTCCGGAAGAAAACAGCGTTATCAATTATACCAACTTCGATTTCACTGTACTGGAAGTAAATAAAATGCGTATCCAGAAAGTACAGGTTACCATCAGACCGGATGCTACGGATAAGATATAA
- the gldD gene encoding gliding motility lipoprotein GldD, which produces MPHLKGKVTAVFFAFLFLLTACNDTAYTPKPRGYFLVKFPERKYRTFDMPGYPYTFEYPAYANVVKDTSFFGEKPENPYWINIDFPSLNGKIYLSYKIIGTGNNFRKLADDAFKMTYKHTYKAAYIDENVIRTPNQVSGTFYEVGGNAASAKQFFATDSTRHFLRGALYFDVTPNADSLAPVYKFLEQDMWHMVETLRWR; this is translated from the coding sequence ATGCCACACTTAAAAGGAAAGGTAACTGCCGTTTTTTTCGCATTCCTGTTTTTACTGACAGCCTGCAACGACACCGCCTATACGCCTAAACCAAGAGGATATTTCCTGGTAAAGTTTCCGGAAAGAAAATACCGCACCTTCGATATGCCCGGCTATCCGTATACATTTGAATATCCGGCTTACGCGAATGTGGTGAAAGACACCTCCTTTTTTGGCGAAAAACCGGAAAACCCTTACTGGATCAATATCGACTTCCCTTCGCTGAACGGCAAGATTTACCTGAGCTATAAAATCATCGGCACAGGCAACAACTTCCGTAAACTGGCAGACGATGCCTTTAAAATGACCTATAAGCATACCTATAAAGCAGCCTACATCGACGAAAATGTAATCCGGACCCCCAATCAGGTAAGCGGAACTTTTTACGAAGTAGGCGGCAATGCGGCCTCTGCCAAACAATTTTTCGCCACCGACTCCACCCGCCATTTCCTCCGGGGAGCCCTCTATTTTGATGTAACCCCCAATGCAGATTCCCTTGCCCCGGTATACAAGTTCCTGGAACAGGATATGTGGCATATGGTGGAAACCCTGCGCTGGAGATAA